From Panicum hallii strain FIL2 chromosome 2, PHallii_v3.1, whole genome shotgun sequence, a single genomic window includes:
- the LOC112880866 gene encoding uncharacterized abhydrolase domain-containing protein DDB_G0269086-like, with amino-acid sequence MSSLPFPRHFQSQTQLDSVRRLLGWSPSPDATSTTARAASAGGSGPQPVPAAAGPSGPEPEAATPPRPEPIPEEEAAGPAALTEASEAAAAPDAELEPPPAVPAAAAPGEATPEAAAAPEVAAPEVVPEVHEELEAGIRREWERLKAECHRLLDWEQRLGDCIKSVTARYTDERAKLVLERELLQEQLQQALNREAAAAQWERATVRREADALRREIAAEEKVQAVAERERISLELAEQAKRLVEVNAVQEATRAELAAAAAKRKEELATRKAEEVSRLKELQAWEAAVEEELSAGTQRLREREAALQEREARVEKFQTERSTSIGCIVRWAGEVNSSLEALGANPIWVAEAPSSLGVALQVLDAAAE; translated from the exons ATGTcttcgcttcctttcccgcgccacTTCCAGAGCCAGACTCAGCTGGACTCGGTGCGCCGCCTTCTGGGATG GTCCCCCTCTCCAGACGCCACAAGCACAACCGCCAGAGCCGCCTCAGCTggggggtccggcccccagccagtaccagcagcagccgGACCCAGCGGTCCGGAACCGGAGGCCGCCACACCCCCAAGGCCTGAGCCCATCCCAGAGGAGGAGGCCGCCGGACCAGCTGCGTTGACCGAGGCGTccgaagcagcagcagcaccagacgCCGAGCTGGAGCCTCCTCCAGctgtaccagcagcggcagcaccGGGGGAGGCGACGCcggaagcagcagcagcgccggaagtggcggcgccggaggtgGTGCCAGAG GTTCACGAGGAACTGGAGGCAGGGATCCGGCGGGAGTGGGAGAGGCTGAAGGCAGAATGCCACCGGCTCCTCGACTGGGAGCAGCGCCTGGGGGACTGCATCAAGTCCGTCACCGCCCGCTACACCGATGAACGCGCCAAACTCGTGCTGGAGCGTGAGCTCCTGCAGGAGCAACTGCAGCAAGCTCTCAACCGGGAGGCGGCTGCGGCCCAATGGGAGAGAGCGACAGTGCGGCGGGAGGCGGATGCTCTCAGGCGGGAGATCGCAGCGGAGGAGAAGGTGCAGGCAGTGGCGGAGCGGGAGAGGATCTCCCTAGAATTGGCCGAGCAGGCCAAGAGGTTGGTGGAGGTGAACGCGGTGCAGGAGGCCACTCGTGCAGAGCTGGCGGCAGCTGCGGCGAAGAGGAAAGAAGAACTCGCCACCCGCAAAGCAGAGGAGGTGTCCCGGCTCAAGGAACTCCAGGCGTGGGAGGCGGCCGTGGAAGAGGAGCTGTCGGCCGGGACCCAGAGGCTCCGGGAGCGCGAAGCGgccctccaggagagggaggcgagGGTGGAGAAGTTCCAGACGGAGCGGAGCACCAGCATCGGCTGCATCGTTAGGTGGGCCGGTGAGGTGAACTCCTCCCTGGAGGCTCTCGGAGCAAACCCCATCTGGGTGGCGGAGGCTCCTTCATCGCTTGGCGTCGCCCTCCAGGTGCTAGACGCTGCCGCCGAGTGA
- the LOC112880867 gene encoding peroxidase 16-like — MVSQVAVVRMSAQDTLFRHCGAASRGAVGVRNAAAGGVPGERRPEGRHVHGPGKAGDLRHQYFRNLQAGKGLLALDQVLYTDPRFRSRPTVDAWAQSGAAFNRAFVTATGRVGVKTAAHGNICRA, encoded by the coding sequence ATGGTGTCTCAGGTGGCCGTGGTGAGGATGTCGGCACAGGACACCTTGTTTCGGCACTGCGGCGCGGCGTCTCGAGGGGCCGTCGGGGTACGCAACGCAGCTGCAGGCGGAGTGCCCGGCGAACGTCGACCCGAGGGCCGCCATGTCCATGGACCCGGTAAGGCCGGTGACCTTCGACATCAGTACTTCAGGAACCTGCAGGCCGGGAAGGGCCTGCTGGCCTTGGACCAGGTGCTCTACACCGACCCGAGGTTCAGGTCCAGGCCCACCGTCGACGCCTGGGCCCAGAGCGGCGCTGCGTTCAACCGGGCCTTCGTGACGGCCACTGGCCGGGTCGGGGTCAAGACAGCGGCCCATGGGAACATCTGCCGTGCTTAA